gagcctgaggcaggagaattgcttgaacccgggaggcagaggttgcagtgagctgagattgcaccactgcactccagcccaggtgacagagtgagactccgtctcaaaaaaagaaaaaaaaaaaaaaaaaagaagccaaaagaGGGTCTTCGGCCCAGCCCGCCCCTCCCCAACAGCCCTGGGTGTGGCAGGGAGCCTGACCAGTTCCCTCCAGCCTGCGTCATGGAGCCCTGGGCGTGGCTGCAGGGTTTAAAGAGCCGACCCACCTGCCCAACAGCCTCCTCAGATCCGTTCTCTGCGCTGCCAGCTCAGGTGAGCCCTCGCCAAGGTGACCTCGCAGGTGAGCAGGCGTCCACTTTGGGGCTGCTGGGTGAAGGGGGTGGGTGCCCAAGAATTCTGAGTAATGAGGAGCCTGTTGAGGGGTCTGAGGACAGATATGGCTGCAGCAGCCGCTTGAAGGCCTCCTGCTTTGCACCCACTGTCATATGGATGGTGGGTTGGGGGCTGGAGGAAACAGAAGCCAGCCCTTGGCTAAAGAATATATGAGCTGGTGGGGTGCACCTCTGGTCCCAACTGCTTGAGATACTCAGGTGAGGAGATCACCTGAGCCAagagagttcaaggctgcagtgagctgagatcacgccactgggtaacagagcaagaccctgtctcaaaaaaaaaaaaaatagtaataataataataatcacaaaacaaaaaatgtggcCTAGAGTTGAGACCCTCGTATTCCAGGAACTCCAGGTTGGTGAAGGTAGAGAGACCAGTGAAGGCTGGGGGAAGCCAGCTTTGGAGACTGCTCCTAGCCCAAGAACCAATGTTCAGAAGCAATGCCTAACAGTCTGTCCTTCCAGTGCCTCCCTCCCGCTGCAGAAGGACCGTGTGTTTATTTatggatgtatttatttatttattttgagatggagtctcactctgttgcccaggctggagtgcagtggcacgatctcggctcactgcaacctccaccttccaggttcaagtgattctcctgcctcagcttcccaagtagctgggaatacaggtgcctgtcaccacactcagctaatttttgtatttttagtatagatgggtttttgccatgttggccaggctgatcttgaactcctgacctcaggtgatccacccgcctcagccttccaaagtgctgggattataagtgtgagccactgcgcccagcctatggATGTATTTATTGTAACAGGTTTttagtgcttactgtgtgctaggcataTTAGGCTTGACAAATAGTAGTTCACGTAATTCCATCGCTATAACGTTATGAGGTTGCTACTATTCTGATGATCCTCCTTTTACAGGACACTGGTGAAGGAGCAGTGAGGAACCTGCAGAGTCACACAGTTGGTAAGTTGCTGAGAAGGGACCCAGCCCAGACAGCTGGCCCTGGATCTGTGATCTCATCAGGAGGCCAGAGCTGGGTACAGCAGATGATGACAATGGCTTCAGTATTGAAAACTTGACCACACTAGGCTAACAATATGCAGAGGGCTGGGAGGGGGCCTGCGCTCAAAGACTCAGCCTCCCCAAGGACAAGTAAATGGGGTCCTGGCTACTTCCAACCTGAGGGAGAAATGTCATACCACAGGAGGTCTATACTCTGAGAGCAGAATCTGGGTCTGCTGGAGCAGGGTCCCCTGCCAGGGCTGGCAGGGGAGGTCCTGGCTGCTGCAGTCGCCTCATCCCAGGACTCAGCGCTCCCTCCCTGCTCTGCACCCTTGCTTTTGTGGAGGCTCTCTGGGAATTCAGACTGAGGGTGCTGGACTCTGGCCACCCCAGGCCCAGACCTTTGGGAACAATAGCCTGGGGCCTGATAACAATGCCCTTTGTGTGGGGTTAGGAAGGCAGGCTCCAGACCCTGACTTAGAATAGCAGCCACCTGACCCTGGGCATCTGATTACACCTCTCtaagctccatttttttttttctcctctgaaataGAGACAATAATAGTGTCTTCCTCATGGGGAGGAGTAGGGGGTGGGTTTGTCGCATGGATTTTAACAACACCTTCTACAGCACTTACTCTGTGCAGGCACAGTTTTGAGCTCTTAGCTTGTGCTTACTCAATCCACACAACTTCCCCAGGCCATCACCATCTCTAGATGGGAAGACAGAAAGTAGTTACTTTCCCAAGATCGCCCCATAAGCAAGTGTATCCTTGGGGTTTGTACACCTACTTTCACCACGGGGCtctgcctgcccctgccccctctAGCTGACCAAGTGAGCTGTGAGCCTGGAGCAGATCCGTGGGCTGCAGATCCCAGCCCCAGTGCCTCTCCCCCTGCAGCCCTGCCCCTCGAACTGTGACATGGAGAGAGTGACCCTGGCCCTTCTCCTACTGGCAGGTGAGTCCTCCCAGTCTCCTGGGACCCTCTTGCATTCACCCCACCCACAAAGGCAGCAAAAGCCAGACAACATCTCCCAAAGGGAGTCTGGTGTTCAATCAGCATGCTTTATTTAAACTGCCAATTTAGAGAGAAACATGAAGGAAATGACAGTACAAGTAGGATGAGAATATTGCAAAAAGGTCCTAATAGCTCCAGAGGAATTGAACCATGGAAAACATTAACCACCTGTGGCTTGAAGACAAAAGCAGggtggcacagtggctcaggcctgtaatcccagtgctttgggaggccaaggtgggaggatcacttgagtctgggaggtcgaggttgcagtgagctaggattgcatcattgcactccagcctgggtgacagagagaggttccaactcaaaaaaaagacaagcacTCCCTGTTTCTTCAGGGGGCAGAGACATAAACCATCCCAGTCAGCACGCACACAGGAGCATCAGGAAGCCTGGGACAGCAGGGCTTGGGCGGGGCCAAACCCTGAGGCTGTGTGGGGCTGGGGAAGGCGTGAGGAAGGGAACTGGTGGCTCCAGGGTCACCCGACAACCTCCGGGCTGAGGTCCTGCTGTCTGGCTCACTTGGACACCAGTGTCATGAATTCCCCCCCATTTTCTCTGCTCCTCCCACACAGGCCTGACTGCCTTGGAAGCCAACGACCCATTTGGTGAGTGAGGCCCCCAAACAGCCTGCCCACTCTGCCCACATCTCCCCTCTGACACCCACATCCTGTCTCCTGGTTCTGGTTCTGAAGCCTTTTTGCCCCACTTTTTCTAGCCAATAAAGACGATCCCTTCTACTATGGTAAGAGCCGATATTCCCACCCGCACCCTACCCTTGCCTATCCTGGACCTCTTTGCCAGACAAGTTGGTGAGGGGTGGTGTGGACCTAGTGTAGACAAAGTGGGATGGGGGATTAAACTTGGTCTCTGTGAGAGCGTCGCTCCAACAAGAGGAGGGTGGCCACAGGATGCTTAGGAACCCTCCTGGAGAAGGGCTGGTGCCTGGGCGGTTAGGCCCCCCGATAAATCACCCCTACCCTCTTGCCTTCACTTACCCTCACCCTCCCATTCCCTAGTCCCCAGCCCTCAGGCggtcctcctctcctcctctcccctgggCCTCAGCTCCAGGACAGATTTCCTTGATCATCCTTCAAAGCCCCTTCTTTGCGCAcgtccacttcttttttttttttttttttgagacagattctgactctgtcgcccaggctcgagtacagtggtatgatcttggctcactgcaacctccacctgccgggttcaagcaattctcctgtctcagcctcccgagtagctgggactacaggcgcccgccgccacgcctagctaacttttgtatttttagtagagatggggtttcaccatattggtcacactggtctcgaacttctgacctcaggtgatctgcccgcctcggcctcccaaagtgctgggattacaggtgtgagccaccgcacccaacctcactttttttcttcttagtgttTCCACACCAGACACAGAATGATGCCTCTGTTGCTGGCTTGTCTTTATGTATATGGCAGCGGCTGGCACAAGCAGGGGCTCACGAATGtcttttgaatgaatgagtgaggccCCAGGCTGGTGCAAGCTCACTCTCTGTACCCACCCCAGACTGGAAAAACCTGCAGCTGAGCGGACTGATCTGCGGAGGGCTCCTGGCCATTGCTGGGATTGCGACAGTTCTGAGTGAGTGGCAGGACAGGTGGGGCTGGAGGACAGGGTGGGGCTGGAGGACAGGGTGGGGCAGAAAGAGAGAGTGCTCTCATTCCAGCAGTGACCCTGGCGCtgacccctctctctctcccaggtGGCAAATGCAAATGCAAGAGCAGCCAGAAGCAGCACAGGTGAGCCTGACCCTATGGCACGCTCCTCTTTCGGGGCAGAACTATGGGGGGACAGTCCTGACCTGGAGAGTGGACAGCGTCCTGGCCACTCGCTGGGCTTGCAGCTGGCTTTGTTATTCAGATAGTGAACCCTGAAGGGCCCCAGTCAGGGAAAGCTCTGACCTCGGTATTGTGGGAAGTGACCATGGAAGGAGAACAAGGAGGTGCACTCCTGGGGCCGGGCAGCAAGAGTCTGGGATGTAGGGGAGAAGGTCCTCCAGGCTAACCTGATACTACTCTGATGTGGTCCTTTCTCTAGTCATGTACCTGAGAAAGCCATCCCACTCATCACTCCAGGTGAGATGGGCTTCTGTGGGCTGAGGGGGTGTCTGTGTAAGGACTGTCTGATGGCCTGCCCGCCACTCTCCGCAGGCTCTGCCACTACTTGCTGAGCACAGGACCGGCCTccagggatggcctgaagccTAACACTGGCCCCCAGCACCTCCTCCCCTGGGAGGCCTTATCCTCAAGGAAGGACTTCTCTCCAAGGGCAGGCTGTTAGGCCCCTTTCCGATCAGGAGTCTTCTTTATGAATTAAACTCGCCCCACCACCCACTCCTCGGTAGTCTTGTGATCCATCGTCCTTGGGTCTGGGGGTGGGTAATCCCTTGGATTGCTGACTTTCCCTGGATGCCCACTCCCAGCAAGCTTCCCAGTCCCTGAGTTCCTGCCGCCCAACTGTCTCTTATGGCTCCCACTCCAGCAAGCCCCACAGAGAGACCCATGCACCGTGAGACACCACAGTGTTATAACAGAAGACCTTTCCATTTCTACCACTTGCACGGGGGCCCTAGAAGTCCTGGTGCCTCAGGTACCCATGACTTCCTTTAACCTAGAGTGACCCCCAGGGCTCGCCACTCATTGAGACCTCATCTCACCCAGTGAGTGCTCTCTATGGTAGAAAATGTAGCAATTCCTTCGACCCATCCCAGTAAAATCCTCCGCTCACCCCATGGGCCCCCCTTCTCCCGGGAAATATCCTGTGAAATTCCATGAAGAAGTATGTCTCGAGAAGCCCTGCATAGTGCATGTGGGAGACAAACACCATGTGTGCAAATCCAAGTTCTTTAGCACGCCCAAACTCCCCTCCAGGAAGACCTCCCTGGCAATGTCCCTGTAGCACCCCGGGCAGGGGTGTGAAGTGCCACTTCTGCCTGGTGCCCATCCTGCAGCCCTGCCCCTTGACAGCCCAGGAGAAGGAACTGAGCCCACTTCTAGCCCTGCCTCCAGCAAAGGCCAGAGAACAACGGAGTCCCCGCCAGGTGGCAGCTCCCAATCTGAGGCCAGGGCCTGGGCTGGGCAGCTGTCTCCAATGATGCACCCTTCCTCCACGTCTCAGGGTGGGCCACATCCTTGAGAAGTATGATGTATCCTAGACTTAGGGTCACCTGCCTTGTGGGCTGGGGTCAGAGATTTGTGCAGGGCCCCAGAGGTGTAAAAATGAGGTCCACATGTCTTCCAGGGCCTTTGAAACAGGACATGTAGGGGCTGAGAGCAAGGTTCCAAGGTGGGGCTGAGTGGGACTAAGGATACCTGGCTGAGTCCAGCCACTTATCAGGGAATCTTGGGTGGGTCACAGAAGGCCTGGCAAGCCCCAGTGCTTTGGGGAAGCTGTCCTGTACTGGCAGCCCCAGGTGGTATGGCCAGCCCAGAGGCAGCACTGAGTCTGCACAGGTGGACCCAGGGAGGGGCCTGTGCGCAAACCACCCTGGTGGAGGGAATTAGCAGCACGACTGGAATGCAGGCGATAGGATCACTGAGGAGGCAAGGCCCAGCCCTGCAGGACACAGAGGCAGGGGTGGGAGCCACCCAGCAGGGCTGGTAGAAGGGGGCTCCTGAGCACACCTCCTCATCCAAGGGGTACAGTGCAGAGCTCTCTCCTCGTTGGCACGGGAAGACGCTGGTGTGAGAGACTGCTTTTGAGAACATGAAAAGTGAGGTAAGAAAGCCGAGTCTGGAGAGGCAGACCCACAGGAAGCCACACAAAGGTGACCGGAAGCAGTGCATGCTTTCTGACTGAGGAACCCAGGGCTGCGCAGTCACGACTATCAGGAGCTCTGCCGTTTGAAATCCTAGCAAACCCTGTCTTTGCATGGTGGCCCCATGACCCTAACAAGAgatgcagcctcaacttccaacCCCAGTGCTCCACTGGGGAGCAGAGGTTTCTGGACATgacatccacccacctccaccttcacATGTATCCTGGGGCCACGTCGTGGTGGAGACCTGCCGCTCTGCTTTCAAGCTCTCATGCTGCTTCATTTAAACTTCTCCTGGACAGGTGCCACGGTTCCCCCAAGTCCTGTAAGTGACCACTCATGTAGGAGGCCCCACCGCACATGAGTCCCTAGGTGTGACTGCCCAGTGACAGGCTTATCTCTCTGATGTGGAGGGTGATGGGCTCTTGCTCATGGAGCCTGGGAAAATCATGGTGGGAAGAGTCAGAAATTGATGGGAGGccaggcctgggtgacagtggaGGATGGAGTCGGTGTTAGCCCCAGATGGACGAGGCCGGGCCCTGGAGTTGGGCTCCTGGTTCCCAGGGGAAACAaactctcctctctcccttctgggAGTGAGGAATGGTCTGACTAGGGTGTGACAGAGGCTCTccaggcttccctttgtgggatTACTGGCTGTGCCTCAGAGACCCCTTCCTGGGGCCTGTTTCGGAGGTGGGGGGTGATTTCCCCTTGTCATCCTCTCCTAGTTGAGGGGCTGTGGGGAGAGGTGGGGGGGACCAGAGAAAGCAAAGTGTCATTTCCACTCAATTGGGGATTTACTGTGTGACAGACACCACTGTAAACACTTCACACATGTCGAATTTTCCTAGCAACCTATGTGATGAGGATGACATTAGGGTTGGGGTTAGGTTAGAGGACAGGAGGCACCCAGAGGTTCTCATGGGCTAATGAATTCCACAGCCAGCCTCCAACCCTGGTGTCCTGCTCCTGAGCCCTGTTTCCAAAGGACTGGGGCCTGTTGCCTTCCCGATGTTTATCATTGTCAAAGACAGAGCCCAGGGACTGTGCTGCTGGGTGACTATACATCCTTcctcacttttttattttaaaaatcttttatttttcagggCTGGGttcagtgactcacgcctgtaatcccagcactttgggaggccgaggtgggaggatcactttgaggtcaggagttcgggaccagcctggccaacatggagaaaccctgtcactactaaaaatacaaaaattggccgggtgcagtggctcatgcctgtaatcctagctactcaggaggctaagatgggaggatcacttgaacccaggacgtggaggttgcagtgagccgagattgcaccactgcactccagcctgggtgacagaccgagactctgtctccaaaaaaaaaaaaaaagaaagaaaagaaaacaaacatcagAGAGACATTTACTCACAAAGTAAACCCACTTCTAACCTAGCACCCCAAAAtaatcaagtttaaaaaaaaaaaattgttcgcTAGTCTTTCAGATCATCTTTTCCTTCTTGTACCTGGGAGTTGGCCTTGTGAGTTTGGGATCAGAACTCAGGctattgccaggcacagtggctcaagcctgtaatccaagcactttgggaggctgaggcaggtggatcacctgaggtcgggaccagcctgaccaacatggtgaaaccccgtctttagtaaaaatacaaaattagccaggcgtggtggcacatgtctgtaatcccagctactcaggaggctgaggcaggagaattgcttgaatccgggaggcggaggttgcagtcagctgagatcgtgccattgcactccagcctggcaacagagtgagactcggtctcaaaaaaaaaaaaaggtattgttTCAGAACCCAAAGGTGAGGACTAGAGAAAGGACTTATTATTctgatttaaaataatactttttttttttttttgagacaaagtctggctctgtcacccaggctggggtgcagtggtgcaatctcatcacactgcaacctctgcttcagcctcccaagtagctggaactacaggcacatgccaccacacccggctatattttttgtagagatgagctctcatcatgttgcccagggtagtctcaaactcctgagctcaagccatcggcccacctcagcctcccaaagtgctaggaatacaggtgtgagccatggcacccagctctcttttttttaatttctgtattttttttattttcttctttttttttttttttttaatttcttaaaactgggtctcactctctcacccaggctggagtgcagtagcatgattacagttcatggcagcctcaacctcccgggctaaagcaatcttcccacttcagcctccagattagctaggaccacaggcgtgtgtcactatgcccagaaaattttttttttttttgagatggagtttcgctcttgttgcccaggctggagtgcaatggcgcgatctaggctcaccacaacctctgccccccgggttcaagcgattctcctacctcagcctcctgattagctgggattacaggcatgtgccaccatgcccggctaattttgttttttttttttttttagtagagacggggtttttccatgttggtcaggctggtctcaaactcccagcctcaggtgatccacccacctcagcctcccaaagtgctgggattacaggcatgagccactgcacccggcccagctaatttttcttatgtagagatgggctctcactgtgttgcctaggctggtctggaactcctgcgttcaagcaatcctcccatctcagcctcccaaagtgctgggactacaggcgtgagccacagcacctggcctgcctCTTTTTTctcaactaaaacaaaacaaaacaaaaaatccttacatttaagataattgtagattcacatgcaattgtaaaaaataatgcaGAGAGATAAGCCAGTTTCCCCCAGTGGCAACTTCTTGCATAACTATAGTACACTATATCACAGCAGAATATTGAAACTGCTAGAAGCATTGGCCTTACTGAGATTTCACCAGTGTTACATcactcatttgtgtgtgtatgtatgtttagtTCTGTGCAACTTTATCACCTGTGATGCCTGTGACCACCACAGTCAAGATCTGGAACAGTTCATTAGCAGGATCCCTCATGCTCCTCTTTTATAGCCAAACCCATTTCCCTCCCTACTTATGCCCCCCAGGcctaacctctggcaaccactaaacTGTCCtctatctctataattttgttatttcgaGAATGTTAGgaccagtcacggtggctcacacctgtaatcccaaaactttgggaagccgaggcaggtggatcatctaaggttaggggttcgagaccagcctgaccaacatggtgaaaccctatctctactaaaaatacaaaattagccaggtgtggtggcaggcgcctataatcccagctacccgggaggatGAAGCAGATGAATCAATtaaacccgggaggaagaggtgcactgcattccaacctgggcaatagagtgagactccgtgtcaaaaaaaagtgttaggctgggtgtggtggcgcatgcctgtagtcccagctacttaggatgaggcagttggatcacttgagagtttgaagctgcagtgagccgtgattgcgatcatgccactgcactcgagcctgggtgacagagcaaggcccagtctccaaaaaaaaaaaaaaagagagagagagctatcATCTCACCACTGCTCTttagcgtgggcaacagagtaagattctttttgtttgtttgtttgagatggagtctcgctctgtcaccaggctggagtgcagtggcatgatctcggctcactgcaccttccacctcctgggttcaagaattctcctgcctcagcctcctgagtagctaggactacaggcgtgtgccaccacgcccagttaatttttgtaattttagtagagatgggatttcacca
This genomic stretch from Pongo pygmaeus isolate AG05252 chromosome 8, NHGRI_mPonPyg2-v2.0_pri, whole genome shotgun sequence harbors:
- the FXYD4 gene encoding FXYD domain-containing ion transport regulator 4; translated protein: MERVTLALLLLAGLTALEANDPFANKDDPFYYDWKNLQLSGLICGGLLAIAGIATVLSGKCKCKSSQKQHSHVPEKAIPLITPGSATTC